The Syngnathus typhle isolate RoL2023-S1 ecotype Sweden linkage group LG11, RoL_Styp_1.0, whole genome shotgun sequence genome contains a region encoding:
- the LOC133161936 gene encoding cell division cycle-associated protein 7-like, which yields MLHLTKELAEIFAEDSDNEKTFCGFCEDELSDPCDKNSDLEDEYDGQNGDQPSCVTSKQQNAKTSKTFRLRVALHSSLTDHNSDEDCVCDDDNDHGEEEESTQKSQSDSFLVKRERNIKANKAMLAQLMADLQKMSGGTSLLKKQEVKQPSEKISHPPRMIRESRKNPEQVSRRRTRSMGRCEDHCSAREDELELSLEEQLLEVWRAPQQRSTPRSNPNPHVIRPVDDITEDELQLVANHMTGKIYNRVTGSTCHQCRQKTVDTKTCCRSEGCRGIQGQFCGPCLRNRYGEDVKKALLDPEWQCPPCRGICNCSFCRQREGRCPTGILFPLAQYHGFSDVHSYLSRYLSSVEVDDGTDIYCRL from the exons ATGTTGCACCTCACAAAGGAACTGGCTGAAATTTTTGCTGAAGACTCTGACAATGAAAAAACGTTTTGTGGCTTTTGTGAAGATGAACTGAGCGACCCCTGTGACAAG AATAGTGACCTGGAAGATGAATATGATGGTCAAAATGGAGACCAGCCTTCTTGTGTTACCTCCAAGCAACAGAATGCCAAAACGTCAAAAACCTTCAGGTTGAGGGTGGCGCTCCATTCGTCTCTGACTGACCACAACTCCGATGAGGATTGTGTttgtgatgatgataatgatcacGGAGAGGAGGAAGAGAGTACCCAAAAGAGTCAGTCTGACTCTTTCctggtgaagagagagcgaaACATTAAGGCAAACAAAGCCATG TTGGCTCAGCTGATGGCGGACCTGCAGAAGATGTCTGGAGGCACCAGTCTTCTGAAAAAACAGGAAGTAAAGCAGCCCAGTGAAAAAATATCT CATCCACCTCGCATGATACGGGAGTCCAGGAAGAACCCGGAGCAAGTGTCCCGCCGACGGACCCGCTCCATGGGCCGATGCGAGGACCATTGTAGCGCACGAGAGGAtgagcttgagctcagcttggAAGAACAGCTTCTGGAG GTCTGGCGAGCTCCGCAGCAACGTAGCACCCCACGGTCCAATCCCAACCCTCACGTGATCCGGCCCGTGGACGACATCACGGAGGATGAACTTCAACTGGTGGCCAACCACATGACAGGCAAAATCTACAACAGAGTCACC ggCTCCACGTGCCACCAATGTCGGCAAAAGACGGTTGACACAAAGACATGCTGCCGGAGCGAGGGCTGCCGAGGTATCCAGGGCCAGTTCTGCGGGCCGTGTCTGAGGAACCGATACGGAGAGGATGTCAAGAAGGCTTTGCTGGATCCG GAGTGGCAGTGCCCTCCCTGCCGAGGCATTTGCAACTGCAGCTTCTGCCGGCAACGAGAAGGCCGCTGCCCCACCGGCATCCTGTTCCCTCTTGCACAATACCACGGCTTCTCGGACGTGCACTCCTACCTCAGCAGGTACCTTTCATCAGTTGAGGTTGACGATGGTACAGATATCTATTGTAGGCTATGA
- the cbfa2t2 gene encoding protein CBFA2T2 produces the protein MPGSPVDAKTHSRSAPSSSSSSSAAIIMPPLPSINPSGPRLASFSTTALTNGNHHSPPTLNAVPSPPQRYSNGPSSSSSSSLANQQLPATCGARQLSKLKRFLTTLQQFGNDISPEIGDSVRSLVLALVNSTVTIEEFHSRLQEATNFPLRPFVIPFLKANLPLLQRELLHCARAAKQTPAQYLSQHEHLLLSTTMASSPDSSELLMEPSDAAVKRPSPGRVKENGFHERPPVAMEPAAKRICTISPAPRHSPAHPLPLNAQLHPTPPPLQHYALDDIAAPHILHREHSQRMLELRELKERPRLPGTNGGYREEPVDHRLTDREWADEWRHLDHVLNSIVDMVEKTRRSVSVLRRCQESDREELNYWRRRSSEQEDARKGGLAPFSKTHSPHSAESESQRDFAPRPGSAYVTDEIWRKAEEAVNEVKRQAMDEVQKAVAEAEQKAFEMITTERAKMEKTLADAKRKAQEDAIIVINEQEDSSECCWNCGRKASETCSGCNAARYCGSFCQHKDWERHHLICSPGLQAQPKPVSAISAARVAAAAAAGVSPTVLTTSDVATSASSPGGEKVLVASRSSTPSTPASAPETNGH, from the exons ATGCCCGGTTCTCCTGTGGATGCTAAGACTCATTCCAGATCAGCTcccagtagcagcagcagcagcagtgccgcaATCATCATGCCCCCCCTGCCCTCCATCAACCCCAGCGGCCCCCGCCTGGCCTCCTTCTCCACCACCGCAT TGACCAACGGCAACCACCATTCGCCGCCGACACTCAACGCCGTGCCGTCGCCGCCTCAGCGCTACAGCAACGGACCttcgtcatcgtcgtcatctTCGCTGGCCAACCAGCAGTTGCCGGCCACGTGCGGCGCGCGGCAGCTGAGCAAGCTCAAGCGCTTCCTGACCACGCTGCAGCAGTTCGGCAACGATATCTCGCCGGAAATCGGCGATAGCGTCCGTAGTTTAGTGCTGGCTCTGGTG AACTCAACAGTGACTATCGAGGAGTTTCACTCGCGGCTTCAGGAGGCCACCAACTTCCCCTTGAGGCCGTTTGTTATCCCTTTCCTCAAG GCGAACCTACCCCTGCTACAAAGGGAGCTGCTTCACTGCGCACGTGCGGCCAAGCAGACTCCAGCCCAGTATCTGTCCCAGCATGAGCACCTCCTGCTCAGCACCACCATGGCCTCCTCTCCGGACTCCTCCGAGCTCCTCATGGAACCCTCCGACGCCGCCGTCAAGCGGCCCAGCCCGGGCAG GGTCAAGGAGAACGGCTTCCACGAACGGCCGCCCGTGGCCATGGAGCCAGCCGCCAAACGCATTTGCACCATCAGCCCGGCTCCCCGGCACAGCCCCGCGCACCCGCTGCCGCTCAACGCCCAGCTGCACCCGACGCCGCCGCCCCTGCAGCATTACGCCCTGGACGACATTGCCGCGCCGCACATCCTGCACCGCGAGCACAGTCAGCGCATGTTGGAGCTACGAGAGCTCAAAGAGCGACCCAGGCTGCCAG GCACTAACGGGGGCTACCGCGAGGAGCCGGTGGACCACAGGCTGACTGACAGAGAGTGGGCTGATGAATGGAGGCATCTGGATCAC GTGCTGAACTCCATCGTGGATATGGTGGAAAAGACGCGGCGGTCGGTGAGCGTCTTGCGGAGGTGCCAAGAGTCGGATCGCGAGGAGCTTAACTACTGGAGGCGGCGCTCCAGCGAGCAGGAGGACGCTCGCAAAGGTGGCTTGGCACCCTTCTCCAAAACGCACAGCCCTCACTCTGCAGAGTCTG AGTCTCAGCGAGACTTTGCCCCACGACCTGGCTCGGCATACGTCACAGATGAGATCTGGAGGAAAGCAG AGGAGGCGGTGAACGAGGTAAAGAGGCAGGCCATGGACGAGGTGCAGAAGGCGGTGGCCGAGGCTGAGCAAAAAGCCTTTGAGATGATCACAACCGAGCGGGCCAAGATGGAAAAGACGCTGGCCGACGCCAAGAGGAAGGCTCAGGAGGACGCCATCATAGTTATCAATGAGCAAGAGGATTCCAGTGAG TGCTGCTGGAACTGCGGCCGCAAAGCCAGCGAGACGTGCAGCGGCTGCAACGCGGCGCGCTACTGCGGCTCCTTCTGCCAGCACAAAGACTGGGAGCGGCACCACTTGATCTGCAGCCCCGGACTTCAAGCTCAGCCCAAACCCGTGTCCGCCATCTCCGCTGCTAGGGTGGCGGCAGCGGCCGCCGCAGGAGTGTCCCCCACGGTGCTCACAACCTCCGATGTCGCGACCTCTGCATCCAGTCCTGGCGGGGAAAAGGTTCTGGTGGCATCTCGCTCGTCCACCCCTTCGACGCCGGCCTCGGCGCCTGAGACTAATGGACATTAG